Proteins from a single region of Phycisphaeraceae bacterium D3-23:
- a CDS encoding MarR family winged helix-turn-helix transcriptional regulator yields MARETQGLEDKLNGFRDAAQSLKLYRRAELTNDDDGKPLIEPLYVDPLPREHVFQTLLKPSTTFLIGRKGTGKSTVFQRCQHELRKRSDNISAYVDIKTLYESSLADPAILTQAKQDDGCLSADAIRRLQAHRSFLSALISEIKAEMRKRVESSFISKLKEGFSGSVEELFGELDQIINDANTARFENITGAKSAIKSDSVSRKHDDEASAGATLELSSVPKAGFHIDKVTRDSREAVTNENYSEILIRTFNIREFIERIESLLRNVGVRRLFVFIDDFSELPAETMEIAVDTLLAPLNNWSNEWIKFKVAAYPGRVYYGAIDRGKIDEVFLDPYDLYGGADVSAMEAKAIDFTKRLANARMSHFTSCEPVDFFESNVDAIWRTIFFATMGNPRTLGYMLYYLYESHVIYEKRIGVRAVQDAARRYYVEKIEPFFTMRKFWQASFEERSSMFGLKELLEKVVRRSRELRSYDSGIMSGISGRPPTSHFHIGADFERIFSTLELNFFVTKYYEMKDRDGQKVSIYCLNYGLCQKATISFGRPEWDRKYRLYYVERIFDYTSIIQAYIASNQEISCDACGDVFSFEQLDALKLYGMKCPKCLAGTCQVKNRSEQYKEILEQVEDALLLPETELNIVYALHSEDRPMFAGEIAGELDCSYQLIGRRGKNLDDRGLVERSRGESGRRTFELTDQANQAYFNAEAEEVVSLDEAPENDSD; encoded by the coding sequence TTGGCAAGAGAAACGCAAGGGCTTGAAGACAAACTTAATGGCTTCCGTGATGCGGCACAGTCTCTGAAACTGTATCGACGTGCGGAACTCACTAATGATGATGACGGAAAGCCTTTGATCGAACCTCTTTACGTCGACCCTTTACCAAGGGAGCATGTTTTTCAAACGCTGCTAAAACCGAGCACTACCTTCCTCATTGGTCGGAAAGGGACCGGTAAATCAACGGTTTTTCAGAGGTGCCAGCATGAGTTGCGAAAACGATCAGATAACATTTCTGCATATGTCGACATCAAAACTCTATACGAGTCATCGCTAGCCGATCCAGCAATTTTGACACAGGCAAAACAAGATGACGGCTGCTTATCTGCAGACGCCATTAGGCGACTTCAAGCCCATCGTAGTTTTCTTTCCGCATTAATTAGCGAGATCAAAGCTGAGATGCGGAAAAGAGTCGAGTCGTCTTTCATAAGTAAGCTCAAGGAGGGTTTCTCGGGTAGTGTTGAAGAGTTGTTCGGTGAACTTGATCAAATCATCAATGACGCTAATACAGCAAGGTTTGAAAATATCACTGGTGCAAAAAGCGCCATAAAATCTGATTCTGTTTCAAGAAAACACGACGATGAGGCCAGTGCTGGGGCTACTTTGGAGCTTAGCTCGGTACCGAAGGCTGGTTTTCATATTGATAAAGTCACGCGAGACAGTAGAGAGGCCGTGACAAATGAAAACTACTCGGAAATACTAATTCGCACCTTCAATATCCGAGAATTTATCGAGCGTATCGAATCATTGCTTCGGAACGTAGGTGTTCGGAGGTTATTTGTTTTCATTGATGATTTCTCGGAATTGCCTGCAGAAACTATGGAAATAGCTGTGGACACTCTGCTGGCTCCACTTAATAACTGGTCGAATGAGTGGATTAAATTTAAGGTCGCAGCTTATCCTGGACGCGTTTATTATGGTGCAATTGATCGCGGCAAGATTGATGAGGTTTTTCTGGATCCATATGATTTGTATGGAGGTGCAGATGTTAGTGCGATGGAGGCCAAAGCGATTGACTTTACGAAACGTCTTGCAAATGCGCGAATGAGTCATTTTACATCTTGCGAGCCAGTGGATTTCTTCGAAAGTAATGTGGATGCCATTTGGAGGACAATTTTCTTTGCTACGATGGGTAATCCGCGCACTCTGGGATATATGCTGTATTACTTGTATGAATCTCATGTAATCTATGAAAAGAGAATTGGAGTGCGAGCCGTACAAGATGCGGCTAGGCGATATTATGTGGAGAAAATCGAGCCGTTCTTTACCATGCGAAAGTTCTGGCAAGCATCTTTTGAAGAGCGATCGTCAATGTTTGGATTGAAGGAGTTGCTTGAGAAAGTCGTGAGAAGGTCTCGTGAGTTGAGGTCGTATGATAGCGGGATAATGTCAGGTATTTCAGGGCGACCACCCACAAGCCATTTTCATATAGGTGCTGATTTCGAGCGAATTTTCTCAACGTTAGAACTTAACTTTTTCGTCACAAAGTACTATGAAATGAAGGATCGAGACGGGCAAAAAGTGTCGATTTATTGCCTGAATTATGGGCTATGCCAAAAAGCAACAATCTCGTTTGGCAGGCCTGAATGGGATCGGAAGTATCGGCTTTATTATGTAGAGCGGATATTTGATTATACATCTATCATACAAGCCTATATCGCGAGCAATCAAGAGATCAGTTGCGATGCTTGTGGCGACGTGTTTTCTTTTGAACAATTGGATGCGCTGAAGCTGTACGGCATGAAGTGCCCTAAGTGCCTTGCGGGAACGTGTCAGGTAAAAAATCGTTCTGAGCAGTACAAAGAGATTCTCGAACAGGTGGAAGACGCGCTTCTGCTTCCTGAAACTGAGCTTAACATTGTCTACGCTCTCCATTCGGAAGATCGTCCAATGTTTGCAGGAGAAATCGCTGGAGAGTTGGATTGTTCGTACCAATTAATAGGTAGGCGTGGAAAAAACTTAGATGATCGGGGCCTAGTAGAACGTAGTAGAGGTGAGAGCGGGCGGCGTACATTTGAGTTAACTGATCAAGCCAATCAGGCATATTTCAATGCAGAGGCTGAAGAAGTGGTGAGTTTAGATGAAGCCCCAGAAAACGACTCAGATTAA